The genomic DNA ACCCACAAGCCAGCGAAAATGATAAATACGTTGCCCTGCAGTTCCTGCGCAACTCTGAAATCGCGGCCAAAGGCGTGCTGCCCACCTGCCAGGATACCGGCACGGCGATCATCATGGGTAAAAAAGGCCAGCGCGTCTGGACCGGTGGCGGTGACGAAGCCGCGCTGAGTCAGGGTGTCTATAACACCTACATCGAAGATAACCTGCGTTATTCCCAGAATGCCGCGCTGGATATGTATAAAGAGGTCAATACCGGCACTAACCTGCCTGCGCAGATCGATCTCTACAGCGTCGACGGGGACGAGTATAAATTCCTGTGCATGGCAAAAGGCGGCGGTTCCGCGAATAAAACCTACCTCTATCAGGAAACCAAAGCGCTGATTACCCCGGCGAAGCTGAAAAACTACCTGGTTGAGAAAATGCGTACCCTGGGTACCGCGGCCTGCCCGCCTTACCATATTGCCTTCGTGATTGGGGGAACGTCGGCTGAAGCGACGCTGAAAACCGTTAAGCTCGCCTCAACGCGCTATTACGACGCGCTGCCCACCGAAGGCAACGAACACGGTCAGGCGTTCCGTGATGTTCAGCTCGAACAGGAACTGCTTCAGGAAGCACAGAACCTCGGCCTGGGCGCACAGTTTGGCGGGAAATACTTCGCCCATGATATTCGCGTGATCCGTCTGCCGCGCCACGGTGCCTCCTGCCCCATTGGCATGGGCGTCTCCTGCTCCGCTGACCGCAACATCAAAGCCAAAATCAACCGCGACGGTATCTGGATTGAAAAACTGGAGCACAATCCGGGCCAGTATATTCCAGAATCCCTGCGTCAACAGGGTGAAGGCGACGTGGTCAGCATCAATCTGAATAAGCCGATGAAGGAGATCCTGGCCCAGCTTTCCGCGCACCCGGTTTCTACCCGCCTGTCGCTGAACGGCACCATCATCGTGGCGCGCGACATTGCCCACGCGAAGCTGAAAGAGCTGCTCGACAACGGTGAAGAACTGCCGCAGTACGTCAAAGACCATCCAATCTACTACGCAGGCCCGGCCAAGACTCCGGAAGGCTATGCATCAGGCTCTCTCGGCCCAACCACGGCTGGACGGATGGATTCGTACGTCGACCTGCTGCAGTCTCACGGTGCGAGCATGATCATGCTGGCGAAAGGCAACCGTAGCCAGCAGGTGACCGATGCCTGTCATAAGCACGGCGGTTTCTACCTCGGCAGCATCGGCGGCCCGGCGGCGGTACTGGCACAAAACAGCATCAAGCGTCTGGAGTGCGTGGCCTATCCTGAGCTGGGTATGGAAGCCATCTGGAAAATCGAAGTGGAAAACTTCCCGGCGTTTATCCTGGTGGATGACAAAGGTAACGACTTCTTCCAGCAGATCCAGAATCAGCAGTGCAATGGGTGTTCACAGCGCTGAGTTTTTCCACAACGCCGGTAACAGCGACAGCGTTTCAGCGATCCTCTCTCGCTTGTTGCTTCCCGGCTTCCAGATGGTCACCATCGTCTGACTTATCCCCTGGCTGCCCACTTCGGTGTGCAGCCTTTTTACCTTTTTCCACCCGGTCGGCTGGAAATGCGTCGGTAAGAATCCCCAGCCGCATCCCTGCTCCAGCAGGCCCCGCAACATCTCCAGCTCATTGGTGAAAAGGGTGTGCCCCGAAATCTGCAGACGACGCGCCACCGGCTCATCCGAGGCGGCGTGCATAATCACCTGCGGCACTAGCGACAACTCAAGCAGCGACAGCGGCTGCGTGGCTTCAGCGAACAGCGTGTTGCAGGCGTAGAAATCCATATCGATCGCCCCGAGCGCCCGCCACTCCATTTCATTACCCACACTGCGATTACGTGCCTGGCAAATGCCCAGATCCGCCTGCCCGCTGGCCAGCATCGCTTCAGCCTCATCCCGGGAGGCGCTGACCAGGCTCAGACGTAAATGTCGCTTCGCCATCTCGCCAATCAGCGCCTGCAAAAATGGCCTTGAGGTAAAGGGATCGTAAACCAGCGTGATGTCCTGCGTAGCACGCTCCGGTACCGCGCTGGCAAATGCCTCAAAGGCTTTCACCTGGCGCATCAGCAGGTGCGCCTGCCGCTGCAGCTGCTCGCCCTCAGGGGTCAGACGCAGCGTGCGTCCTTCACGCATAAACAGCCTGTACCCTAATCCATCTTCGAGAAAATCAATCAGGTCGCGCAGCGTCGTACGATCTTTCCCGAGCTTCATCGCCGCTTTTGCCAGGCCACCGTATTCCACCACGGCGGTAAACGCTTCCAGTTGGGCAAAGGAATAAATTACCGTCGACACGCCACTCTCCATTCAGTTTTCGGGGGGAATTTCCCCCATTACGCGTTTTTTATTATAAGTCGCGGGTTCTTAAACTGAAGGCGTTCCTAATCACAGCGAGAAAAATGATGAATTATCCTTCACTGAACCGCACGCTGCTGGCGGGCGTTGTAATTAGCCTGTGCAGCGGTCTGTTTGCGCCTGTCGCGCTGGCTGCCTGCGACGGTACTGACCTGGACACCTGCCCTGCTCCGTTCGACAAACAGCTTCCTGACACGCACAAGATGCTCACCTGGAGCCAGGCGGATCGCGTGGTCGGCTTTCGAAATGACTACCGCAACTACGCGGGAGATGTGTTCCATCACGGCAACGCCACGCCGCTGCTCAGCACAGAGAAACCGCTCACTGACGCCCGCTATCAGGTCAACGGCAAGACCTATAACCTGCAGGACTACCTGAAACGTCAGAACGTGAGCGGCATGCTGGTACTGAAAGACGGCAAAATCGCGTGGAAATATCTCGGCGAAGGCAATACGGATACGACGTTCTGGACCTCCCGTTCGGTCGGGAAATCCGTGGTCTCAACGCTGGTTGGCGTGGCTCTCAAAGAGGGAAAAATTCGCTCACTCGACGACCTGGTCACGCAATACGAGCCAGACCTGAAAGGAACCGCCTGGGACGGCGTGACGTTAAAACAGCTGATCACCCACACCTCCGGCGTGGCATGGAACGAAGACTACACCAATCCCGCCTCCGATTTCGCGCAGCTCACCGAGTGTGAAGCGAAACCAGGCACCTATGACTGCGTGCGTAAACTGGTGTCCGGGCTGAAACGCGAACACCCGGCAGGCCAGCACTGGTCTTACTCCTCCGGTGGCGCCTGGCTGTTGGGTGACGTGCTTGAGCGTGCAACGGGCATGACCCTGGCCGCCTATCTTGAGAAGAGCATCTGGCAGCCGTACGGCATGGCGAGCGACGGTGTATGGCATGCCTACCGTAAAGGTCAGCATGATGTCGGCGCGCATGGCTTTAACGCCACGTTGGAAGACTGGGGACGCTTCGGGGAATTTATCCTGCATAACGGCACACTACCGAACGGCAAACAGATCCTGCCCGACAACTGGGTGAAAGACGCCTCACGCTGGACGCAGGCTG from Enterobacter ludwigii includes the following:
- a CDS encoding serine hydrolase domain-containing protein → MNYPSLNRTLLAGVVISLCSGLFAPVALAACDGTDLDTCPAPFDKQLPDTHKMLTWSQADRVVGFRNDYRNYAGDVFHHGNATPLLSTEKPLTDARYQVNGKTYNLQDYLKRQNVSGMLVLKDGKIAWKYLGEGNTDTTFWTSRSVGKSVVSTLVGVALKEGKIRSLDDLVTQYEPDLKGTAWDGVTLKQLITHTSGVAWNEDYTNPASDFAQLTECEAKPGTYDCVRKLVSGLKREHPAGQHWSYSSGGAWLLGDVLERATGMTLAAYLEKSIWQPYGMASDGVWHAYRKGQHDVGAHGFNATLEDWGRFGEFILHNGTLPNGKQILPDNWVKDASRWTQADGSVSDAHPTGLYGYQWWNNEVPVTATKVVPAANESLKGSLWALGIFGQMIMVNQAENLVIVQWSTWPQAEPSFSAQPLEASLMFSAIANALR
- a CDS encoding LysR family transcriptional regulator; the protein is MESGVSTVIYSFAQLEAFTAVVEYGGLAKAAMKLGKDRTTLRDLIDFLEDGLGYRLFMREGRTLRLTPEGEQLQRQAHLLMRQVKAFEAFASAVPERATQDITLVYDPFTSRPFLQALIGEMAKRHLRLSLVSASRDEAEAMLASGQADLGICQARNRSVGNEMEWRALGAIDMDFYACNTLFAEATQPLSLLELSLVPQVIMHAASDEPVARRLQISGHTLFTNELEMLRGLLEQGCGWGFLPTHFQPTGWKKVKRLHTEVGSQGISQTMVTIWKPGSNKRERIAETLSLLPALWKNSAL
- the fumA gene encoding class I fumarate hydratase FumA, whose protein sequence is MSNKPFYYQNPFPLAHDDTEYYLLTKEHVSVAEFEGQEILKVEPEALTLLAQQAFHDAAFMLRPSHQKQVAAILNDPQASENDKYVALQFLRNSEIAAKGVLPTCQDTGTAIIMGKKGQRVWTGGGDEAALSQGVYNTYIEDNLRYSQNAALDMYKEVNTGTNLPAQIDLYSVDGDEYKFLCMAKGGGSANKTYLYQETKALITPAKLKNYLVEKMRTLGTAACPPYHIAFVIGGTSAEATLKTVKLASTRYYDALPTEGNEHGQAFRDVQLEQELLQEAQNLGLGAQFGGKYFAHDIRVIRLPRHGASCPIGMGVSCSADRNIKAKINRDGIWIEKLEHNPGQYIPESLRQQGEGDVVSINLNKPMKEILAQLSAHPVSTRLSLNGTIIVARDIAHAKLKELLDNGEELPQYVKDHPIYYAGPAKTPEGYASGSLGPTTAGRMDSYVDLLQSHGASMIMLAKGNRSQQVTDACHKHGGFYLGSIGGPAAVLAQNSIKRLECVAYPELGMEAIWKIEVENFPAFILVDDKGNDFFQQIQNQQCNGCSQR